Proteins co-encoded in one Brassica rapa cultivar Chiifu-401-42 chromosome A02, CAAS_Brap_v3.01, whole genome shotgun sequence genomic window:
- the LOC103854313 gene encoding aquaporin TIP1-2 produces the protein MPTRNIAIGGVQEEVTHPSALRAALAEFISTLIFVFAGSGSGIAFNKLTDNGATTPSGLVAAALAHAFGLFVAVSVGANISGGHVNPAVTFGAFLGGNITLLRGLLYWIAQLLGSVVACFLLQFATGGLAVPAFGLSAGVGTLNGLVFEIVMTFGLVYTVYATAIDPKNGSLGTIAPIAIGFIVGANILAGGAFSGASMNPAVAFGPAVVSWSWSNHWIYWVGPLVGGGLAGIIYDFVYIIENGHEQLPTTDY, from the exons ATGCCGACCAGAAACATCGCCATCGGCGGAGTCCAAGAAGAAGTGACTCACCCCAGCGCACTTAGGGCGGCCCTCGCTGAGTTTATCTCGACTTTGATCTTCGTCTTCGCCGGCTCAGGCTCAGGAATCGCTTTCAACAAGCTCACTGACAATGGAGCCACCACTCCTTCAGGCCTTGTCGCCGCTGCCTTAGCTCATGCTTTCGGTCTCTTCGTCGCTGTTTCTGTCGGTGCCAACATCTCCGGTGGACACGTTAACCCTGCCGTTACCTTCGGTGCCTTCCTCGGTGGAAACATCACTCTCCTCCGTGGTCTCCTCTACTGGATTGCTCAGCTTCTTGGCTCAGTCGTCGCTTGCTTCCTCCTTCAGTTCGCCACCGGTGGCTTG GCAGTTCCAGCGTTCGGTCTCTCGGCAGGAGTTGGAACCTTAAACGGTCTCGTCTTCGAGATCGTGATGACCTTCGGGCTTGTCTACACCGTCTACGCCACAGCCATCGACCCCAAAAACGGTAGCCTCGGAACTATCGCACCCATCGCCATTGGTTTCATCGTCGGAGCTAACATCCTCGCTGGTGGAGCTTTCAGCGGAGCCTCCATGAACCCAGCCGTCGCTTTCGGACCAGCCGTCGTGAGCTGGTCATGGAGTAACCACTGGATTTACTGGGTTGGTCCTCTTGTCGGTGGTGGACTCGCCGGAATCATCTACGACTTTGTTTACATCATCGAAAACGGTCACGAGCAATTGCCCACCACTGATTACTGA